The sequence below is a genomic window from Streptomyces sp. B21-105.
CTCGGCGGCGGACCTTCCTCCGCACCCCAGTTCGACGTGGACGTCGGGCAGGATCACCGCCGGCGTATCGCCCGAGGGCGAGCTGGACCGCTGCCTCGGCGCGGCGCTGGGCGACGGCCGGAACTCCTGGTACCGGGACTTCCGGACCGACCTCGACGCGAGTGCCCGTCAGGTCAGCGTCAAGCACGCGACCGTCAGCGCGGCGAAGGGTCGGTACGCGCGAATCAACAAGGACATCAAGTCCTGCCCCGTGCGTATCGAGCGGGCCGACCCGGAGGTCGAGGCCGCCCTCAAGGACTACGGGAAGCTAGACGTCGAGGAGGGCGCTCACGTCTACGGCCTGCACACCGCGACGTCCTGGGGCGCGACCGACATCCGCCTTCTCTCCGTGGGCCGGGACGGCACCACGGTCACGGTCGTGGACTGGGGCCAGATGGGCGACTTCGACGACGCCCCGGTGAAGGCCTTCAAGAAGACGACCGTCACAGCCGTCAACAAGCTCCACTGACGGCACGCACCGCACGGCTCGTACATCCGGCACGGCTCGCCCAGGTCGCACGCCGGGACGGCCCGTCCGACGGGGGCGGAGCGCCGCCCGGCCGTCGGACCACATGGCCGTCGACGCCGTGGCAGACCACTGAGAACGCCGGGGCCGCCGCCGCTCCCGCCACGGGGGTCGGGAGCGGCGGCGGCCCCGCGCAACACCCGTCCAACGGGCGCACCACACCGAATCACCGCAACCACAGAACCACTGCACGGCAAGCACCGACCCAGAACCGCCGAACCGGACGGACCATCCGGTCTGCACACACAAGACATACAAGACATACAAGACAAACGGGGAACGCGAACATGAGCACCGAGACCGACAAGACCGTTCAGACCGTCGAGGCCACCGCGGGGGTCAAGAGCTCGACCCGGCTGCGCACCACCCGCCGGACGGCCGTTGCCGCCGGGCTTGCCCTGGTTCTCGGGCTCGGGGCGACGGCACAGGCGTCCGCCGGCGGCTCGCGCAGCGTCAGCGGGAAGCCGTCCGACAACGTCACTCGTATCGCGAACTTCTACGGCGCCTACATCGACGCGGTCATCGACGAGGACGGCAAGCTCGCGGACGATCTCCGCAAGCACTACCTCACCTCCGCATTCCAGAAGGAGCTGCAGGCCTGGGAGGACAAGAACCACGCCAACGGCGTCCTTCAGGCGCAGAACGTCCCGCTCGCGTGGAACGTGACCGACAACGGTACGGCGAACTACACGGAGGCCGTCGTCACGCTCACCTGGGGCGGCGACCACACCACCCAGCTCATCGTCGACATGAGCCGGGAGAGCCACAAGATCTTCCACATCGGCACGAGGGGGGCTGAGGTCGGCTAGGAACCGGCCTACCGCGACCCACCGGGCCCACCGTGGCCACCGCAACGTACCGGGTCCCGCCACTCCACGGAATCACCGGGACCCGTTGGGTTCAGGCCAACCTCGCGTCCGGTCCCAACCGTCACTGCCCTTCCCCGACTACGGCCAGGTCGGCAGAGGTGTGTAAGCCTGCGTGCCGAGGGCCGGCGGTCAGCTGCCCTCCGAGGTGTGTAGGACCGATGGAGGGGAGGGCGGTCGGCGGGCGGTCGTACGGACGATTGGATGGGCCGGCGGAAGCCGGTCGTGCGGGTGCGCTCCCTCAAGGGAAACGCACCCGCACTGTTGTTCCGCGTTACCGTGCCGGAGCTCGCAGCCGTCCGTCTCCCGTTCCCGGGGCGGCGAGCACGGTGAACCGGTAGCGCACACATGCCCAAAACCTCGGTCTCACCAACCGCAACAGGCACGTCGACCAGGGCCTTTGGCTTACGACACCGCTCTCGAACGATGTTTCCCACCGATTGCCGTTGAGACCCGGTGTCGCAGCGTGACCGGCCGTGACGCTCGGATGACGCATGTTCGGCCGGTGCGTGCCGGCCTGTCGACGGCCGCTGTTCCAAGGGGTCGGCGCGGCGTGACCTGGGGCCGTGCCATGCGCTCGGTTGCGACTTCTCGCAAACGCAGGGCCTCGAGCCGCCGCTCCCGGAGAGGGGCTGCGTGTCGGAAGGTGTCCCGCGACTCGGGCCGCTGCGTCGGAACGGCCGCGGTGCTCGACATCTCGCCGGAACTCCCGTTCCGCCGCCCGAACATGGCCGAACACCTGGTCGTTGACAATTCGACATGACTGGCCGGGTGGCGATCGGGCATGGATCCCCGTGAACGTGTTCGAGCAGGAGGGGAACCGACATCGACACGCGGGCGGGGGCCATGGAAAGGCAGGCACGGGGAAGCGGTCCGGCAACGATCGCGGGCACCTCGACGACGAGAAGTACGGGAGGAGCGAGTGGGACGGGGGAGGCGGTGGACGCCGGGGAAGCCGGCCAGGATCCTGCTGTGACCGCGGCGGAACAGAGCAGGGCCTCGCAGCTCAGGCGCCGACTCGGACGGGCCGACCTGCGGGCGGTGCCCGAGGCGCGCCGGGCGGTGCGGGAGCTGCTGCGGGGCTGGGGGAAACCCGGCCGTTCCGAGACCGCGGAACTGCTCACCAGCGAACTCGTCACCAATGCGCTCGTGCATACCGACGAAGACGCGCTCCTGACGGCCACCGTGTCGCCGTCCGGACTGCGCGTGGAGGTCCGGGACGGTGCGGCCGGCAGGCCCCGTCCGGGAGCGCCGACGCCCGACGAGGGAACGCACGGGCGTGGACTGATCCTGGTGGAGTCTCTCGCGGACACCTGGGGAGTCCGGGCGCTGGGCGGCGGGAAGGTCGTCTGGTTCGAGCTGGCAGCCGGAGCCGCCTGAAACGTCGAACCCGGCAAGCGAACGGGCGCCGAAACAGAGGAAGCGGCGGAAACAGCGGTCGGGCGGGAACGGCGGAAAAACGCCGGAAACGGCGGGATGAAACGCCGAAACGCCGAAACGCCGCAACAGCGGAAACGGCGGGATCAGCGGAAACGGCGGTGGTCTCGGAGAAGGGGCCTGGGTCGAAAAGGCGTACCAGGGTCGACGGGGGTGTGGGGCCTTGTGTCACGGGAAGGGGGCGCGACCGTTGCGGTCGCGCCCCCTTCCCGACATGCCTGGCTGGTCGTCAGCCGAACTGCTGCTCCAGGTCCTTGAGCTTGCGCTCCAGGGAGTCCAGGCGCGGCAGGGCCATGGTGTCGTCCTCGGCGGTGAGGTCGACGGTGGCCGACGCCTCAGAACCGTGGCGGACGGGCTGCAGGGAGGGCCGTGAGCGCACGGGCAGTTGCTCCGCCGAGTTCGCTATGGCAGGTTCCGCGGCGACCCGCTCGGCCGTGGCCCGTTCCAGAGCCGCCTGCGCCTCGACCTGACGGCCGCCGCCACCGCCGCCGCCGCGGCCGGGGAAGCGGCCGTGACCTCGGCTGATCGCCTTCAGCTGTGCCCGCTCGACCCGCTGCTGCTCACGGCGCCGCAGCTTGGTCTCCTCCTTGCGGGCCTTGTCCTCGCGCACCTCTTCGACGGCCTCGTCCAGGCTGCGCACACCCTCGAGGAGCATGAGCGACCAGGCCCTGTACGTCTCACGGGGCGCGCGCACCCAGCGCACGACGCGGATCTGCGGCAGCGGGCGGGGCACGAGACCCTGCTCGCGCAGCGCCGCTCGGCGGGTCTGCTTCAGCGCCCGGTCGAAGAGCACGGCTGCCGACAGCGACATGCCGGCGAAGAAGTGCGGGGCGCCCGCGTGGCCCAGGCCCCGGGGCGCGTGCACCCAGTTGAACCAGGCGGCGGCACCGGCGAACGTCCACACCAGTATCCGGGAGCCGAGCGCCGCGTCACCGTGGCTGGCCTCGCGCACCGCGAGCACGGAGCAGAACATGGCCGCGCCGTCCAGGCCGAACGGGACCAGGTACTCCCAGCCGCCGGAGAGGCCGAGGTTCTGCTCGCCGAAGCCGACCAGTCCGTGGAAGGAGAGCGCCGCGGCGACGGCCGCACAGCAGAACAGAAGGACGTAGGAGGCGGTGCCGTATATGGCTTCCTTGCGCCTGCGGCGCTCCTCGGTACGCTCCCACGAGTCGTCCGCGCTCGCGCTTGCCCCCGAGGAGCGCTTGCCGCGCGCGAGCACCGCAACCGCCGCCAGCATGCCCAGGAGCAGTACGGCGCCCGGAAGCAACCAGTTCAGCGATATGTCGGTCAGTCTCATCTGGGGTCCCTTGCATTGGGATAGGGCGTAACGCCCGCCATAGTGGCCCAATCCCGCCGTCCCTCAGGGGGTTTCGGGGCAAGAGGCCGCCAAGGAGGTGCAAGGGGATGCCCAAGGCGACGTTCTGCTCGAACTGCCGCTTGAGGGGCGGGAGTTGAGTTCGAATAAGACTACCCGTACGGGTGGTTCAACGGAAAGTTCCCGTGACGAGTGAGAAAGTTGTGAATCGCGTGTAACCGTAGGGCGGTCTCGTCCAGGTGATCTTACGGGACGCCTCGTGGTGGCTGGTCCTCGGGGGAGTCGTCGGAGTCTCGGCGGAGGCGTGGTCCGGGGCGCCTGAGGGGTGCTCAGCCTGCGTCGGCTGCGGTGAGTTTGGTGACCCGGGCCGTGTCGCAGGTGCGTGGACAGGTGGCGCAGGTGTCCTCGGGGCGCACCGTGTAGAACAGACAGCAGCTCGCCCGGTCGCGGCTCGGCAGAGTCGCGCCGTCCGGGCCGGCCATGTCGCGGAAGGCCGCCGAGCCGACGAAGGGGCGGGTGGCGCCCGGGAGCAGGAGTTCCAGCTCTCTTCTCGCCCGCTCGTGCTCGTCGGGGCCGAGCCGCTCGGCGACGTACCAGAGGCCCTCGACGATCTCGTCGGTCACCATGCCCCACAGGGCCCGGCCGCGACGCCGTGCACGGGGTCCGAAGCCGGCGAGCACCGGGTCGTGGTGCTCGGCTATCGCCGCCCGTACCTCGGTGCGCAGCGCATCCTCGTCCCGCACGACGCGGGCGCCCGGCAGGAGCGCCGCCGGGTCGCCCGGCAGGCAGGCGAAGGAGGTTGGCGGGCGGACGGCCATCCGCATGCCGCCGTCGGTGCGGTCGTACGAGACGTGCGTCACGGGGAAGCGGGGCACCCGGCGGTGCAGGAACCAGGGGGCTGTGATCAGCAGGCAGGCCGGCCAGGCGTACCGGTGCAGTCCGAAGGTCGCGATCACGTCCGGACGGGCTTGGTGACCGTAGTCACGGACGACCTGGTCGTCGTCCCAGGCGAGGAAGGCCTCCAGCGCTGGTCCGCCCTCTGCCAGCTGCGCCGCCCGCACCCAGCTGGCGCCCTCGGGAAACGGTTCCGTGTGCCCGAGTTCCGTGACGGTCAGCTCCGGCAGCGCCTCCGTGAGACGGGCGTAGGCCTCGGCCGTGGCCGACGAAGCTGGGGGCATGGCGGACCGCCGTTTCGAAAGCGATTGCAGGTAAGCCTAACCTAAATCACTGTCCTCGGGATTTGAACTGACGGCCAGTGCGCCTAAGGTGCTTGACGGGCGAGTAACAACCACCCGCAATGACCGCAAGTACCGACAAGGCCGGAGGAGGCCCCGTGGAGCACAGCGCGCAGGGCTTCACGGAAACAGGGACACCGGTTTCACAACAGAATGACGGCCGTGCCCGGGTGCCGGTGCAGTCGCGGGCCGGGTCTGCCGGGCCGGTCGGGTCCGCTGGTCCCGTCGGGTCCGGCGGGTCCGTCGGGTCCGCCGAGTACGGCGAGTGGGGGGAGCGCGAGCGGTGTGGTCCGGCGGGCGCTGCCCGCGGGGAGCACACGCACAGCGAGACTCCCGCCCCCGATCCGGGCGCGGCCACCAATCCCGCCGCGGCCTCTGTTCCGGCCCCGGTGCCCGCCTCCGTTCTCGGTTGCGGCCGGGAGGAGGGGTGGTCGGCGCAGCAGTCCCGACCGGTCGTCCAGCGCGCCTCGGTGCGCGGCCAGATCCTCGACGCGCTGCGCACCGCGCTCGTCAGGGGGGAGCTGCTGCCGGGCGAGGTCTACTCGGCGCCGGTGCTCGGTGAGCGCTTCGGGGTGTCCGCGACGCCGGTGCGGGAGGCGATGCAGCAGCTCGCGCTGGAGGGCGCCGTCGAGGTGGTGCCGAACCGGGGCTTCCGGGTCATCGTGCGGGGAGCCCGTGAACTGGCCGAGCTGGCGGAGGTGCGGGTGCTGCTCGAGGTGCCCGTGCTGATGAGGCTCGCCCGCACCGTGCCCGCCGAGCGGTGGGCCGAGCTGAGGCCCCTCGCGGAGGCGAGCGTGCGGGCGGCGGCCACCGGTTGCCGGGCGACGTACGCGGAGGCCGACCGTGCCTTCCACGGGGCGGTCCTCGCGCTGTCGGGCAACGAGCAACTGGTCGGCATCGCCGAGGACCTGCATCGGCGGTCGCAGTGGCCGTTGGTCGGCGGCCCGGCGGGGCCCGGCCGGGCGGCTCTCGTCGCCGACGCGGCCGAGCACATGGTGTTGCTCGAGGCGCTGGCGGCGGGGGAGCCGGAAGTGGTGCAGGCGTTGCTGCGGGAGCATTTCGTCGGCACGGGTGAGTAAAGAGCGGTTCGTTGCGTGACCGCTTTCTGTCTTCTTTCTGTCTTCGCAACGCCTGCGGGTGGTACAGCCGTTTCCGAACATCGCGCCGTGTGTTTCCGTACCGCCCTCTGGGGGGCGTCGTCACCCGTACCCCCGCTGCGGCCTCGTAGCCCGTCGCCGCCCGCCCAAGCCTCCGCTTCGGACCCCGCACCCGGTCCGACCGACCTCCCCGGCGTCGCCGTTCGCTTCCGGCCGGATCGTGACTCAGGCGCCGGACGGACTGGGGGTCGCCGATGTCGCCGGGAGCGCCAACTGGCGTGCCAGCCACGTCGGTACACCGCCCAGGAGGCGGAAGAGACGGCGGGCCTCCTCCCGCAGGCGGGCGGCCTCCGGTTCGACCTCCGCGTCGGCGAGTGAGGCGAGCGCCGGAGCGGTGCCGACGAGGTAGCCCAACTCCTCGCGGATGCGCAGGGATTCCGCGAATCCGTGCCGGGCTTCGGCCAACTCCCCTTCACGCAGGGACAGTCCGGCGAGATGACGCCAGGTGAAGGACAGCAGCAGCGCGTCGGAGTGTGCGGCGGCCGCGGTGTGGGCGCGCCGGTACGCGGCCCTCGCGGCCTGCGGGGAACGGGCGATGTTCTCCGCGAGCAGGCCCCTGCGGAAGTCCAGCAGCGCCCGTGCGGGAGCGTCCGGCGGGATCAGCGCCGCCGCCCGTCCGAGCGCGGCCCGGGCCTCGTCCACCCGGTCGCGCACTTTGTGCACCGTGGCCGCGTAGGCAAGGTGCCCGCGTTCACAAGCGGCTGCGCCCCGCTCCTCGTCGTCGTGGGCCAGAGCCTCCGCCGTGCGCAGTGCGTCCTCGGCGTCCTGCCAGCCCTGCTCGGTGTACAGGCACCGCTCCACCATCAGTGAGGCCCGCTGGACCGCACCCGCGGCCGTGTCGGGTGGCAGCAGGGCCGCCGCGTCCGCCCAGCAGGCGCGTGAACGCAGCCGCCACACCGCGGTCTGGACGGGATCGTCACCTGAGGTCGTTCCGGTACCAGACATGGCGGAATGCGCCACGTTGCCCTCCCCGAGCGCGCCGTCGAGCTGTGAGTGGTGGGCGCATCTCAGCACGAATGGAGGCACCGGGCCAAGGGGGCGGGTGAAAGATTTCACAAAGTCGTGGGATGTTTCCGTCCTCCGGGTTTCGCCCGGCGGCGGCCGACGGGCGGCCTCCGGCGCCGGTCCGGCCTCAACTCATGCGCAGGGCCAGGAAGAAGTCCAGTTTGTCCTCCAGTCGCGACAGGTCACGGCCCGTCAACTGCTCGATACGCCCGACCCGGTAGCGCAGGGTGTTGACGTGCAGGTGCAGACGGGAGGCGCACCGGGTCCACGAACCGTCGCAGTCGAGAAACGCCTCGAGCGTCGGGATCAGCTCGGCGCGGTGCCGCCGGTCGTAGTCGCGCAGGGGGTCCAGCAGCCGGGCGGTGAACGCCCGGCGCACGTCGTCCGGGACGAACGGCAGCAGAAGCACGTGCGAAGCGAGTTCCTGATGCCCCGCCGCGCAGACCCGGCCGGGCCGGGCGGCGGCCACCCGCCGGGCGTGCCGGGCCTCCTCCAGCGCCCCGCGCAGCCCCTCCGCCGAGTGCACCGCCGCGCTGACCCCCAGCGTGAGCCGCCCGTCGCCGTCCAGACCGGCCGACAGCGGCTCGCGTACGGCCGCCAGCAGCGCGTCGGCGAGGACGCCGGTCTCGGAGCTGTCGTGCTCGCCCGTCACCGCCTGCAGCGGGACCAGGGCGACGGCCTCGTCCCCCGAGTGGGCGACGGCGATGCGGTCGGAGGGCTCGGGGCCGCCGGCGAGCGGGTCGAC
It includes:
- a CDS encoding ATP-binding protein, whose translation is MTAAEQSRASQLRRRLGRADLRAVPEARRAVRELLRGWGKPGRSETAELLTSELVTNALVHTDEDALLTATVSPSGLRVEVRDGAAGRPRPGAPTPDEGTHGRGLILVESLADTWGVRALGGGKVVWFELAAGAA
- a CDS encoding DUF2637 domain-containing protein: MRLTDISLNWLLPGAVLLLGMLAAVAVLARGKRSSGASASADDSWERTEERRRRKEAIYGTASYVLLFCCAAVAAALSFHGLVGFGEQNLGLSGGWEYLVPFGLDGAAMFCSVLAVREASHGDAALGSRILVWTFAGAAAWFNWVHAPRGLGHAGAPHFFAGMSLSAAVLFDRALKQTRRAALREQGLVPRPLPQIRVVRWVRAPRETYRAWSLMLLEGVRSLDEAVEEVREDKARKEETKLRRREQQRVERAQLKAISRGHGRFPGRGGGGGGGRQVEAQAALERATAERVAAEPAIANSAEQLPVRSRPSLQPVRHGSEASATVDLTAEDDTMALPRLDSLERKLKDLEQQFG
- a CDS encoding (2Fe-2S)-binding protein, with the protein product MPPASSATAEAYARLTEALPELTVTELGHTEPFPEGASWVRAAQLAEGGPALEAFLAWDDDQVVRDYGHQARPDVIATFGLHRYAWPACLLITAPWFLHRRVPRFPVTHVSYDRTDGGMRMAVRPPTSFACLPGDPAALLPGARVVRDEDALRTEVRAAIAEHHDPVLAGFGPRARRRGRALWGMVTDEIVEGLWYVAERLGPDEHERARRELELLLPGATRPFVGSAAFRDMAGPDGATLPSRDRASCCLFYTVRPEDTCATCPRTCDTARVTKLTAADAG
- a CDS encoding GntR family transcriptional regulator: MEHSAQGFTETGTPVSQQNDGRARVPVQSRAGSAGPVGSAGPVGSGGSVGSAEYGEWGERERCGPAGAARGEHTHSETPAPDPGAATNPAAASVPAPVPASVLGCGREEGWSAQQSRPVVQRASVRGQILDALRTALVRGELLPGEVYSAPVLGERFGVSATPVREAMQQLALEGAVEVVPNRGFRVIVRGARELAELAEVRVLLEVPVLMRLARTVPAERWAELRPLAEASVRAAATGCRATYAEADRAFHGAVLALSGNEQLVGIAEDLHRRSQWPLVGGPAGPGRAALVADAAEHMVLLEALAAGEPEVVQALLREHFVGTGE